The proteins below come from a single Cervus canadensis isolate Bull #8, Minnesota chromosome 2, ASM1932006v1, whole genome shotgun sequence genomic window:
- the TSHB gene encoding thyrotropin subunit beta, which translates to MTAIFLMSMIFGLACGQAMSFCIPTEYTMHVERKECAYCLTINTTICAGYCMTRDVNGKLFLPKYALSQDVCTYRDFMYKTAEIPGCPRHVTPYFSYPVAISCKCGKCNTDYSDCIHEAIKTNYCTKPQKSYVVGFSI; encoded by the exons ATGACTGCTATCTTCCTGATGTCCATGATTTTTGGCCTTGCATGTGGACAAGCAATGTCTTTTTGTATTCCAACTGAGTATACTATGCATGTCGAAAGGAAAGAATGTGCTTACTGCCTAACCATCAACACCACCATCTGTGCTGGATATTGTATGACACGG GATGTCAACGGCAAGCTGTTTCTTCCCAAATATGCCCTGTCTCAGGATGTCTGTACATACAGAGACTTCATGTACAAGACTGCAGAAATACCAGGATGCCCACGCCATGTTACTCCTTATTTCTCCTACCCTGTAGCTATAAGCTGTAAGTGTGGCAAGTGTAATACTGACTATAGTGATTGTATACATGAGGCCATCAAAACAAACTACTGTACCAAACCTCAGAAGTCCTATGTGGTGGGATTTTCTATCTAA